From a single Endozoicomonas euniceicola genomic region:
- a CDS encoding anion permease: MSTSNSADNRSILTQPSLLLRYCFPLLFGVILWNLPAPEAMDIRGWQMMTIFLSTLLGVMVMPLPMSAVTFFGMAALGLTQTLTLKQALSGYSEPITWLIVLAFFISNGFIKTGLGLRIAFCFMRLLGKRTITLGYGVALTDAVLAPAMPSQTARAGAVVYPIMRSIAEVYDSYPGNPSARRMGTFLTLVVFHANAITSGMFLTAMAGNPLVIKLAGDQGIDITWASWAIGAIVPGLICLAVMPVLLYRISPPQLRETPKAVEMATEKLHELGRFKRDEWIMAGTFAGLLVFWVTGRYLGLSAALVALCGVCLLLVSGVLNWDEIKGNKGAWDTMIWFGAFVTMAHYLSEFGVVTYVSSSIGLWFEGLPVWLSLISISVVYYFAHYFFAATTAQISAMYASFLIIMISAGIHPTGAALTLAYLSSNCAVVTHYGNGPSPILFGAGYVPLTTWWKAGFLMSFVYLTIWLTAGTAWMEWLGYFG; the protein is encoded by the coding sequence TTGAGTACTTCAAATTCTGCTGACAATCGTTCTATTTTAACTCAGCCAAGCTTGTTGTTGCGCTATTGTTTTCCTCTGCTTTTTGGGGTGATTCTCTGGAACCTGCCTGCACCGGAAGCTATGGATATCAGGGGCTGGCAAATGATGACTATTTTTCTGAGTACTCTGCTCGGAGTCATGGTCATGCCTTTACCCATGTCAGCGGTTACTTTTTTTGGCATGGCTGCTCTGGGGCTTACCCAGACTCTGACTCTGAAACAGGCGTTGTCTGGTTACAGTGAACCCATTACCTGGCTGATTGTGCTGGCGTTCTTTATTTCCAACGGTTTTATTAAAACGGGTCTGGGCCTGCGAATAGCGTTTTGCTTTATGCGGTTGCTGGGTAAAAGGACTATTACGCTCGGCTATGGTGTGGCTCTGACGGATGCAGTGCTGGCGCCTGCCATGCCCAGCCAGACGGCCAGAGCCGGTGCTGTGGTTTATCCGATTATGCGTTCAATCGCTGAGGTGTATGACAGTTATCCCGGTAATCCTTCCGCCAGAAGAATGGGGACCTTTTTAACCCTGGTAGTGTTCCATGCCAATGCGATTACCAGTGGAATGTTCCTTACCGCTATGGCGGGGAATCCACTGGTTATCAAGCTGGCAGGTGATCAGGGTATTGATATTACCTGGGCGTCCTGGGCTATTGGAGCGATTGTTCCAGGGTTAATTTGTCTGGCGGTCATGCCTGTCCTGCTTTATAGAATTTCACCTCCCCAATTAAGGGAAACCCCAAAAGCCGTCGAGATGGCGACAGAAAAGTTACACGAACTTGGCCGCTTTAAGCGAGATGAATGGATTATGGCAGGCACCTTTGCGGGTTTGCTGGTGTTCTGGGTAACGGGGCGTTACCTGGGGCTCTCTGCTGCACTGGTGGCTCTGTGTGGCGTGTGTCTGCTGCTGGTGTCGGGCGTACTTAACTGGGACGAAATTAAAGGTAATAAAGGTGCCTGGGATACCATGATCTGGTTTGGTGCTTTTGTCACTATGGCGCATTATCTGAGTGAGTTTGGAGTGGTTACGTATGTCAGCAGCTCTATAGGCCTATGGTTTGAAGGTTTACCAGTTTGGCTTAGTCTGATTTCAATCAGCGTGGTCTATTACTTTGCTCACTACTTTTTTGCTGCAACAACGGCTCAAATCTCTGCCATGTATGCCAGTTTTCTGATTATCATGATCAGTGCCGGTATTCATCCAACAGGTGCCGCTCTTACGCTGGCTTACCTGAGCAGTAATTGCGCGGTGGTGACGCATTATGGCAATGGCCCTTCCCCGATTTTGTTTGGTGCCGGATATGTTCCACTAACCACCTGGTGGAAAGCCGGTTTTCTGATGAGTTTTGTTTATCTGACGATCTGGCTTACCGCAGGAACAGCCTGGATGGAATGGCTGGGCTATTTTGGATGA